In Thermococcus profundus, the genomic stretch TTACAACATCATACGTCCTCTCGACCTGAGCCCTCTCACTCTGGGACTGGACTATAAGGGATGAAACATCCTCGTAAGTCGCCAAGAGGAGCAGGAGCGGAACTATGAGAACTATAACAGAGGAGTTCAGGAGAAAGCCCCTACGCTTCATCAGTCCTCCCTCCATACGCGGAGTGTTATTTGGATAGGCTGGAAGAGGCCGGGAATGTTGCCCATTGAAGCGAAGTCAATGTTCACACTCTTCGGAAGCTCTATGAGGATGGGAGAAGTCAATGTACCATTCCCCCCAAGGTTGTTGAAAAGGCGGATTATAGCGTCATCCACCGCGTATTTGGTTCTGTTCTGGAGAAGCTCGTCTGTGGTAACATCACAGTAAGGCTCATCGCCAGCTAGTATATGATGCGGATTTGAATCTCCCTGCCAGTAGTAGGTTATGTTATACCCCTTACAACCTGGATGAATGAAGTAGGGGAAGACGTCGCCGTAGCCTGCGTAGGCCTGTATCGCGTAAGTAAGCTCACCGTTCCCGTTCCTGGGTTCTAAGTAATAACCATTCCCTAAGCTAACGCTGATGATATTAGTCCCTTCGGCAATCGCATTCTTGAGGGGCTGGTAGTACGCATCATAGGTATCCTTTGTATAACCAATCCTAGCAAGGGCGTAAATGAATGGACTGGGCCCTGTCCCATCTGATTCATAATCATGAATGTAAGTGGGGGATATAACGTCATTGTCTACTGTTATCCTTTGGTACGGATTGGATCCAGTGTAATACAACCACGGAAACTGGAATGTAACCCAAAGGGGAATAACTCCAGAGGGAACGTCAAACGAAACCGAAAAGCTTTGGGTAAATCCCTGATCTGGAAGTGCAATGGGCTCGGTGATATCAACCGTGTACTGTGAAAGAACTATCGGCACTGAATAATCGGCCTCAATGAATGACTGCTCCCCTATGAGATGGATTTTGGGGGAGTAGTCGGTATCCTCATCTCCAACAGTCGCAATAACGGTGGTATACCTGCTGGAAATCTGCTTGTAATTGTAACCATGAGCTGATAGGGTTGATGATATCGTGGAGTTGTCCCAATAGCAGGTTTTTATTGCCGTATCATGATCATAAGTGCATGACGTAGGGTCAACCGGGATGGACCTATCAAACAAAAAGCTCAGCTGAATAGGATCATCCTCACTTACGTTTCCGGCTGAAATCTGAATGTTGAGTGAATGGAGATCCCCAGGCACGAAGAAGTATTTCCATGCGGTTATCCCGTAGCTTGCGGATACATCCTCCCAGTAGAACCTGCGGGGGAACTTCAGTGTCGACGGTACGGAAGTAGTGTACCTTATCCTGATATACTGGGCGCCATCTTCTCCTCCATCGTATCCGCTTTTATACACCCTTACCTCGAAGACGTTTCTCTGGCCGGGAACAAAATACGTCTTTAATGCACTCTCAACACCTGACTGATCACTCACCATCAGATTGTTATGAACGTTCCCGCTCCATATCCAGTGCCCGTTTAGGTAAACATCATAATGAGAGTCTACCCAAGCTGGCTCCAAAAACCATTCTATTTCCTCTACGTTGGCATCTGAGGGGAGTGCATTGGCGGGCACTATATACCTAACCGTGACGGGATAATCGCTGTTGGGGGTGCTGGCATATACGTATCCCCCTCTGATTGTATAGGTATTTTCCTTGCTCCCAATCTTCGTCAGATACGCCCTTGCCATGTAGCCCCTCGGCGTCTGGTTATAGGCGTAGCCGCTCATCACGAGGGTGGCAGGGGAAACATCTGGGGCCTTCGAGTAGTTGCCGCCGACTCTCCTCAGATAGGGACTTGTGTAGTCGTTGATGAGCATCTCATAGTTGTAGCCGGAAAGAGTCTGATTGAGAATATAGCCGAGTATCACCTCCGCTTTGTGACGGAGATCCTTCTTCGGGTAGATGGGCTCCGTCGCCCAGTACGTCGCCACTATATCTAGAGGGTTCATGTTGGGATCAACGAGATCCAGATCGAGGGTTCCATCCTTCTCCCACTGTTCAACGACATCCCCAGGAACTATCTGGTTTAGGGGGACGGTTCTCAGCATCATTAAAGTATCCTGGGCAACGTACTTCGACTGCGACCTGAGGTAAGTGGAGTAAACTTGATTCTCAGAGGTTATGGCAGCTATGCTGGTCACAAACAATGTTACCAGCAGGAGGGCAAGCATCGCATCCAGTGTGAACACAAAGCCCCTCCTCTTCATGAGTCATCCCACACCCAGAGCTTTATTATGGCCGCGTCCAGCTTTGGTCCCAATGCCCATTTAAGATCGGGCACTAGTTCAATCCCCACAGAACTCCTGTCCCATCCGTTTAGGGAATAAAGCCACACTCCAACCGTATCGCCGATTTTAGGATCTCCTAGAATTTTATTAAGCGGAATAGAGACGGATGTAACGTTACCGGAGTAATAAGCGGTCTTGTTGTCGTATACGAGCACCGCTTTAACGTCCTCCCCGCTGGCCTCTTTGTAAACCATTAGCCCCCTCTCCGCCGCTCCAGATATCACAACGAATGACACGTTACCTGGGACGTCCGGAACTGAAACCTTCAGATAAGCACCCGCAGGAGGAGAATTCCTTAGGGCGCCATAGATCATGGGGATACTCTGTGATGGGGGGGCTGAAAGGTTGTACTCAAACCTTTCAACTGTGACTATCCTTCTTTCGACCTCTACCCAGGGGGAGCGGTTCATAGAAGCATTTATCACGCTTTGATCCGCTATCACGGTCCTATTTATGACGGCAAAAACATAAGTTGGTTCCCCAAGGGATTCAAACACCGGAGCAGAGGTGTAGTTTCCTGTCAGCTTGGGAACACCGCTATCTGCAGCAAAAACTGTTACGACAACGTTTCCTTTTCCAGAGAATTTGAATGTGTAGGGACAGCTTCCACCCCCAAAGTTGATCTGGAAGTTGCTAACCTCTGGACCGGTTATATAAATATCAACAAGAGCCCCGCTCGGAATTGTGTATGTCTCAGTATACTGGCCTCTAGTGGCTGTGAGAGTAACATCCTCCGCCAGAATAAACTTTACCCTATCCCCATCCTGGAGGACAATGTTGTTCCCAGTTTTTAGAGAACATATGTCTTCGTTGATGTATGAACTTCCCCCACGGATTATTTCAACGTAGCTTACTGTAAATGGATTGTTCCCGTTTCCGCTGGATATCTCAAAGTTTATCCCCGGAGGGTTTCCTTTGGGATTTGAAAATGTCACATTATCAATATACACCCTAGGGAACCTTCCCTCAATTCCCACGTTGTACCTTGAGACGAACGTTTCAACCATGAAATCCTTATCATTGGAAAGGTTGGCAAGTTTTCCCGCCAGTTCAGTTACCGAAGAATTGAGCGCCATAAGCTTCCTGTAGTTGAGAGCGTAGATTTTATCCGAGCTCCTTAACCCCACAGTCTCAACACTACCCGGATCGTTCTCCCAGTCCTCGGGCTCCCCCGGGCTCTTCGTTAAAACGTCAAGCATGTTCTCGGCTATGTTGGCACGCTCGTACCAGCCGAGCATCGAGGTTATCTCACCCTTGAGCGCCGCGGACGTGTTCAAGACCGCGGCAAAGACGAATATCATGACTATCAAAGAGAGCATCGC encodes the following:
- a CDS encoding hydrolase, whose product is MKRRGFVFTLDAMLALLLVTLFVTSIAAITSENQVYSTYLRSQSKYVAQDTLMMLRTVPLNQIVPGDVVEQWEKDGTLDLDLVDPNMNPLDIVATYWATEPIYPKKDLRHKAEVILGYILNQTLSGYNYEMLINDYTSPYLRRVGGNYSKAPDVSPATLVMSGYAYNQTPRGYMARAYLTKIGSKENTYTIRGGYVYASTPNSDYPVTVRYIVPANALPSDANVEEIEWFLEPAWVDSHYDVYLNGHWIWSGNVHNNLMVSDQSGVESALKTYFVPGQRNVFEVRVYKSGYDGGEDGAQYIRIRYTTSVPSTLKFPRRFYWEDVSASYGITAWKYFFVPGDLHSLNIQISAGNVSEDDPIQLSFLFDRSIPVDPTSCTYDHDTAIKTCYWDNSTISSTLSAHGYNYKQISSRYTTVIATVGDEDTDYSPKIHLIGEQSFIEADYSVPIVLSQYTVDITEPIALPDQGFTQSFSVSFDVPSGVIPLWVTFQFPWLYYTGSNPYQRITVDNDVISPTYIHDYESDGTGPSPFIYALARIGYTKDTYDAYYQPLKNAIAEGTNIISVSLGNGYYLEPRNGNGELTYAIQAYAGYGDVFPYFIHPGCKGYNITYYWQGDSNPHHILAGDEPYCDVTTDELLQNRTKYAVDDAIIRLFNNLGGNGTLTSPILIELPKSVNIDFASMGNIPGLFQPIQITLRVWRED